The Acidimicrobiales bacterium genomic interval CTCAGGGGGAGCCATCCGGCGCGGCAAGGCCAAGCCGGCGGAGGTCGCTCGGCGCGTCGACATCGAGGAAGCAGCCGGCGTCGGCCCCCCAGTAGGCCTCGTCGAGGAGCACCGCCTGGCGGCGGTCCGGCAGCCCGCGCAGCGACCGCTCGCCCGCAGCGAGGGCGAGCGGCGCCGCGGCGAGGTCCTCTGCCGACCAGCGAGCGCACAGCGGCTGCGCGTGCCCGTCGATCACCGGCAGCACGCTCCAGTGCCCGGCGTAGGCGACAAGCCGGTCGAGGACGGCGGCGCTGAGGAGCGGGAGATCGCAGGCGACGACGAGACACGGCACGTCGGCGCCGAGGCCTCGCTCGACGAGCGCGGCATGCCCGGCGGCGACCGCAGCGAGCGGCCCAGCGCCGGGCGGCTGCTCGAGGGTCGTCGCGAGATGGCTCGTGCCTCGGCCGACTTCGACCGCGAGCGCCACGGCCGCGGCGAGCAGCTCGCCGACGCGCTCTGCGAGGGTGACCCCTCCGACGAGGAGGGTCGCCTTGTCGACACCCATGCGCGCACTCGTGCCGCCTGTCAGCAGGATCCCGCCGGTCACGCCCGCTCCTTAGGTAGCCGTCGGCGCCGAGCCTAGGGAGGCGAGTCCGCCGTTAGTCTGCGCGGCGTGACTGTCCCGCCGGATGAGTGGCTCGCACAGCTCGCCGCGCGCCTCGGCGCGCCGCCCCCGACCAAGGAGGAGGCCGAGGCGCTGCTCAAGATCGCTTCGCTCGCCGCCCACGCCTCCGAACGGATGGCCGCGCCGCTCTCGTGCTGGCTCGTGGCGCGGGCGGGGATCGACCCGCCGGCGGCGCTCGCCGCCGCCGGCGACCTCGCCGAAGCCCTCGGTGAGGCACCGCAGTGAGAGCAGCGGGGCGGCTCCCGTTCGCGGCCGACGGTGAGCTGCCGACCGCAGAGGTCGCGGTGCACGCAGCACGCGACGGCGACCTCGTCGCGACAGACGATCGCCTCGCCGTCGAAGAGCCGCTCGAGATCCGCCTCGCCGCTGCACAAGGCCCGCGCACCCTCACGATCACGATGCGCACCCCCGGCCACGACTTCGAGCTCGTGGCGGGCTTCCTGCTTGCGGAGGGGGTCATCGACTCGCGCGAGCGGCTGCTCGACATCGCCTACTGCGTCGCCGACGAGGAGGAGCCCGAACAGCGCTTCAACATCGTCACCGCGACTCTCGACGGGCCGCCGGGCCGAGCGAGCATCGAGCGGCTCGTGATGACTTCCTCGGCCTGCGGCATCTGCGGCTCGGCGTCCATCGAGGCGGCCGTCGCCTGCGGCCACCCGCCCCTCGGGAGCGGCCCGCGCTACACCCTCGCCGAGCTCGCGGCGTTCCCCGACCGGTTGCGCGCCGGTCAGCGCACGTTCAGCCAGACCGGCGGCGTGCACGGCATCGCTCTTCTCGACGGGGCCGGCGAGGTGCTCTGCCTCCGAGAGGACGTCGGCCGCCACAACGCCGTCGACAAGGTCGTCGGCTGGGCGCTCCTCGACGCGCGGCTGCCCCTCTCGGAGTGCGCGCTCATGGTCTCGGGACGGGTCTCCTTCGAGATCGTCCAGAAGGCGATGCGTGCCGGCATCGCCTTCGTCGCCGCGGTCTCCGCTGCGACGAGCCTTGCCGTCCAGCTGGCCGAGGAATCGGGCATGACGCTCGTCGGGTTCCTGCGCGGCGGCAGCTGTACCGTCTACACGGGGCGCGGGCGGCTCGTTCCCTGAGCCCCCGCCTGGGTGAGCCGGACTGCGGGCGATCCGCACTGCGGACGCCCGCAGCCATCGCGCGAGCGATCGCTCAGGTGCCGATCGCGCCCTCGGGACGCCGCTCCTGCCACCGTCCCCGGTCAGTCAAGCCATCGAATCGCCAAGATCGCTGTGTCATCGTCCGAACCGTGCTCGCCGAAGATCTCGTCAACGATGTGCGCGACGAGGTCATCGACGTACTGCGTGACCACCGAGGCCGCCTTGCGCAGCCGCTCCATGCCGACGTCGAGATCCTCACGTCGTCGTTCCACGAGCCCGTCGGTGTAGGCGAGCAGCGTCGAGTGGGGAGCAATGGGCAGGGTGACCGACTCGTAGACGGGCGCCCTGAGCCCGAGGGGCACGCCGGTCGGCATGCGCGCGAACTCGTTCTCGTCGCCGTGCAGGAGCAACACCGGAAGATGCCCGGCATTGGCCATGGTGGCCTCGCGTCGGCTGCTGTCGACGAGCCCGACGAGAACTGTTGCAAAGTGCCCGTCGGTGGGGGATTGATCTCCCTCCCGACCATCTCGAGAATCCGTGCCGGGCTGTAACGACTGCCGCATACGCCCGGGCCGTGTAGCAGAGCCCCGCCATGATCGTCGCCGCACCCAGCCCCCGCCCGAGACGTCGCCGATGACGAAGGCAAAACGGGGATCGTCGATCGCAATCGCGCTGTACCAGTCCCCCCCGACCTCGATACCGGACTCACCGGGGATGTGGCCGGCGGCGAACTGCACCCCGTCGATCGCGGGGAGCACCTTCGGCAAAAGCGAGCGCTGCAGGGTCACCGCGACGTTCCGCTGCTCGCCGTACATACGGCGGTTCTCGTCCGCCAGTCGCTCCGCGTGCTGGCGCCGACGGACCAGCCGCTCGGTCATCACGACCAGCCCGATGGTGAAGAGCAGGCCGACGACGAGGATGCCCCAGGGAAGGAATTCCGACCATCGTCCGGTGAGCGGGCTCGTCGGTGAGATGGCGAGCGTGAGGACGCTTGAGCCGAAGGGCACGGTGGCCGTGGAGACGGTGCCGGTGAGCGGCAGATTCGAGACGTTGGTCTCGACGAGCGCGGAGGCACGGGTCGTCCGGCGCCGAGCGCGACCCGTTCTCGGCAGAGCTCTCGGAATACCTCCTGCGCACCGAGCCGATGAACGGCATCAACCTCATCATGGGGCGTCTCCCACGTCTCGGACAACGTCGTCCTCCTGCAGTTCCTCCGGGGTAACTCCGAGGTGAAGCTCGCGATCACGCTCCTCAAGACGCGCGGCAGCGCGCACGATCCACGGATCCGACAGTTCGAGATCACGTCGGACGGGCCTGTCGCTCGGCGAGCAGTTCCCTCCGAACCAGAGCCTGCCCTAGCCGAGAGCCGTCGG includes:
- a CDS encoding NTP transferase domain-containing protein — protein: MTGGILLTGGTSARMGVDKATLLVGGVTLAERVGELLAAAVALAVEVGRGTSHLATTLEQPPGAGPLAAVAAGHAALVERGLGADVPCLVVACDLPLLSAAVLDRLVAYAGHWSVLPVIDGHAQPLCARWSAEDLAAAPLALAAGERSLRGLPDRRQAVLLDEAYWGADAGCFLDVDAPSDLRRLGLAAPDGSP
- a CDS encoding DUF6457 domain-containing protein, translated to MTVPPDEWLAQLAARLGAPPPTKEEAEALLKIASLAAHASERMAAPLSCWLVARAGIDPPAALAAAGDLAEALGEAPQ
- the fdhD gene encoding formate dehydrogenase accessory sulfurtransferase FdhD; this translates as MRAAGRLPFAADGELPTAEVAVHAARDGDLVATDDRLAVEEPLEIRLAAAQGPRTLTITMRTPGHDFELVAGFLLAEGVIDSRERLLDIAYCVADEEEPEQRFNIVTATLDGPPGRASIERLVMTSSACGICGSASIEAAVACGHPPLGSGPRYTLAELAAFPDRLRAGQRTFSQTGGVHGIALLDGAGEVLCLREDVGRHNAVDKVVGWALLDARLPLSECALMVSGRVSFEIVQKAMRAGIAFVAAVSAATSLAVQLAEESGMTLVGFLRGGSCTVYTGRGRLVP
- a CDS encoding SpoIIE family protein phosphatase, translating into MPFGSSVLTLAISPTSPLTGRWSEFLPWGILVVGLLFTIGLVVMTERLVRRRQHAERLADENRRMYGEQRNVAVTLQRSLLPKVLPAIDGVQFAAGHIPGESGIEVGGDWYSAIAIDDPRFAFVIGDVSGGGWVRRRSWRGSATRPGRMRQSLQPGTDSRDGREGDQSPTDGHFATVLVGLVDSSRREATMANAGHLPVLLLHGDENEFARMPTGVPLGLRAPVYESVTLPIAPHSTLLAYTDGLVERRREDLDVGMERLRKAASVVTQYVDDLVAHIVDEIFGEHGSDDDTAILAIRWLD